In the genome of Flexistipes sinusarabici DSM 4947, one region contains:
- a CDS encoding sigma-54-dependent transcriptional regulator, with the protein MNEFLKVLVIDDEENILWLLKEGLENDFIEVLTTTNIEQAANILEREHIDVCLVDIFLDNANGIELVDRWKKTYAGVNFIIMTAQNTSSNVINSINAGALDFFPKPFDLEKLRNKILEICKKTESESTVGKEFVYDFQTSSQKMLDIYKLIGRIAKTNINVLIQGETGTGKEVLARMIYEKSNRSDKPFVAINMPAIPDELMESELFGHVKGSFTGSVSDKTGKFEQANGGTIFLDEISELNYSLQSKLLRILQERELNRLGSNKTIKLDLRIIAATNKNLENLIKQEKFREDLYYRLNVVSMDIPPLRERKEDIPFLVNHFLKKYRDLKGEVLSIGEDAMEKIKKYTWPGNIRELENAIQSSIIQSSGSVITADDLPQKISKNNVLNGYSDSLFSQLYKLAQDIIDAENLSQKNMAFDEFCRITLKPLFEATLMETDGNKSLAAKILGINRNTLRKKIKELNIE; encoded by the coding sequence ATGAATGAATTTTTAAAAGTACTGGTAATCGATGATGAAGAAAATATTTTGTGGTTACTTAAAGAGGGGCTGGAAAATGATTTTATTGAAGTCCTGACAACCACAAATATTGAACAGGCAGCAAATATCCTTGAACGTGAACACATAGATGTCTGTCTTGTGGATATATTTCTGGATAATGCAAACGGTATTGAGTTGGTTGACAGATGGAAAAAGACTTATGCCGGAGTAAATTTTATTATTATGACTGCACAGAATACCAGCTCCAATGTTATCAACTCAATAAATGCCGGGGCACTGGATTTTTTCCCGAAACCTTTTGATCTGGAAAAACTTCGGAATAAAATACTTGAGATATGCAAAAAAACAGAATCTGAATCTACTGTGGGCAAAGAATTTGTCTATGATTTTCAAACTTCAAGCCAGAAAATGCTGGATATTTATAAGTTAATTGGACGAATTGCCAAAACAAACATAAATGTTTTGATACAAGGGGAAACAGGCACTGGTAAAGAAGTACTGGCAAGAATGATTTATGAGAAAAGTAACAGAAGTGACAAGCCTTTTGTGGCTATAAATATGCCTGCAATTCCGGATGAATTGATGGAAAGTGAGCTGTTTGGTCACGTTAAAGGCTCTTTTACAGGATCTGTAAGTGATAAAACAGGGAAGTTCGAACAGGCGAACGGAGGAACAATATTTCTGGATGAGATTTCCGAACTCAATTACTCTTTACAGTCTAAACTGCTGAGAATACTGCAAGAGCGGGAACTTAACAGGCTCGGGTCAAATAAAACCATTAAACTGGATCTTAGAATTATTGCCGCAACTAATAAAAACCTTGAGAATCTTATCAAACAAGAGAAATTTCGCGAAGACCTTTATTATAGACTTAATGTCGTATCCATGGATATCCCACCGTTAAGAGAGCGCAAAGAGGACATCCCTTTTCTTGTCAATCATTTTCTTAAAAAATACAGAGACTTGAAAGGTGAAGTGCTGTCTATCGGCGAAGATGCCATGGAAAAAATTAAAAAATACACCTGGCCGGGCAATATCAGAGAATTGGAAAATGCCATACAAAGTTCAATAATACAATCATCAGGAAGCGTCATTACAGCTGATGATCTACCACAGAAAATTTCCAAAAACAATGTACTGAACGGCTACAGTGATTCTCTGTTCTCCCAGCTTTACAAACTGGCACAGGATATTATAGATGCAGAAAATCTTTCCCAAAAGAATATGGCATTTGACGAGTTCTGCCGTATAACGTTAAAGCCTCTTTTTGAGGCAACATTGATGGAAACAGATGGAAACAAGTCCCTTGCAGCGAAAATTCTGGGTATTAACAGAAATACACTGAGAAAAAAAATAAAAGAGTTGAACATTGAGTAA
- the rnr gene encoding ribonuclease R: protein MSKTKKKIIEKLRNLGRPLNLDELQQALSIEKKNLRKVLRSMIISGDIVKLKSGKYAVTDDLNLHTGYVDGHPDGYAFFVPEKEDMQDLFIPPKRLNGAVHKDRVAIKIEKFKGKEEAHVVKILERGFKRIVGRVEKSRYFAYVVPFVKKFYGDIYIPNRFSKKLKTDDVVVADIIQYPEKGKNAEGKIAKKLGSLSDKGIENKIVMEKYEYKRKFPKDVTKELHEKSKALFENPGERKDLTGLFTVTIDGESARDFDDAVSIQRYDNGGYKLYIHIADVAHYVQPDSNLDKEAYNRATSVYFPEFAIPMLPEKLSNDLCSLKPRVKRLTLTAEIDYDSYGNRISSNIYQSVIRSNYRLTYDIAYKYIIKEEIPKNKKLSKLLDDSAALAELLIKRRRKQGTIDFDLPEVEFLFDDNGDLYDLKPLERNIAHRLIEHFMIEANEAVSEFLEKKIDTSIFRIHDSPDPAKIDEFVQTCKRFGVDVKTPDEITPKNIQRISSLIENSQFSYILSSLLVRTMQKAVYSTENIGHFGLSSESYTHFTSPIRRYPDLIVHRLLKKLLYNYDFKPTKKFMNEAAEHSSVMEKQEEEAEREIRQYKKLRFLEAHIDDVFDCHINRVASSGIFVFLPKMLLTGFLSISNIDDDYYVFDPENEYLVGKNSKKMYRIGDVLKVSVDRINYDYLEVDFKLA, encoded by the coding sequence TTGAGTAAAACTAAAAAAAAGATTATAGAGAAACTTAGAAACCTGGGCAGACCTCTTAATTTAGACGAACTGCAACAGGCATTATCAATCGAAAAGAAAAATCTCCGTAAAGTCTTAAGATCCATGATCATTTCCGGAGATATAGTCAAGCTGAAATCCGGCAAATATGCAGTAACAGATGATCTAAATTTGCATACGGGTTATGTAGACGGGCATCCCGACGGGTATGCCTTCTTTGTGCCTGAAAAAGAAGACATGCAGGATTTGTTCATTCCTCCCAAAAGATTAAACGGTGCCGTTCATAAGGACAGAGTGGCAATTAAAATTGAGAAGTTTAAAGGGAAAGAAGAAGCGCATGTGGTGAAAATTCTTGAGCGTGGTTTCAAAAGGATTGTCGGGAGAGTGGAAAAATCCAGGTATTTTGCTTATGTTGTTCCTTTTGTGAAGAAATTTTATGGAGATATTTATATCCCCAACAGATTTTCTAAAAAATTAAAAACAGATGATGTTGTGGTTGCCGATATTATTCAATACCCGGAGAAGGGAAAGAACGCAGAAGGGAAGATAGCTAAAAAACTTGGATCCCTTTCTGATAAGGGTATTGAGAATAAGATTGTAATGGAAAAATATGAATATAAAAGGAAGTTCCCTAAAGATGTCACTAAAGAGCTTCATGAAAAATCAAAGGCACTGTTTGAAAATCCCGGCGAAAGAAAAGATTTAACCGGATTATTCACCGTAACGATTGACGGTGAAAGTGCCAGGGATTTTGATGATGCTGTTTCCATACAAAGATACGATAATGGCGGATATAAGCTTTACATTCATATCGCCGATGTGGCTCATTATGTTCAACCGGATTCCAACCTGGATAAAGAGGCTTATAACAGAGCTACAAGTGTATATTTCCCGGAATTTGCCATACCAATGCTGCCTGAAAAACTTTCAAACGATCTCTGCAGTCTGAAGCCGAGAGTTAAAAGACTAACTCTCACAGCGGAAATCGATTATGATTCTTACGGGAACAGAATTTCTTCTAATATATACCAGTCGGTTATCAGAAGTAATTACAGGCTTACTTATGATATTGCTTATAAATATATAATAAAAGAAGAGATTCCTAAAAACAAGAAACTGTCAAAATTGCTTGATGATTCTGCCGCTTTGGCTGAGTTGTTAATAAAAAGAAGAAGAAAACAGGGAACAATAGACTTTGATCTGCCGGAGGTTGAGTTTTTATTTGATGATAATGGTGATTTGTATGATCTGAAACCGCTGGAAAGGAATATTGCCCACAGGCTCATTGAGCATTTCATGATAGAGGCGAATGAGGCTGTTTCCGAGTTTCTTGAGAAAAAAATTGACACTTCTATATTCAGGATTCATGACAGTCCCGATCCGGCAAAAATTGATGAATTTGTCCAGACTTGTAAAAGATTTGGGGTTGACGTCAAGACCCCGGATGAGATAACCCCGAAAAATATCCAGAGGATATCAAGTTTGATTGAAAACTCACAATTCAGCTACATTCTCAGTTCACTTCTAGTCCGGACGATGCAAAAGGCAGTTTATTCCACAGAAAACATAGGTCATTTTGGCCTTTCATCGGAGTCATATACACACTTTACCAGTCCCATCAGACGGTATCCGGACTTAATCGTTCACAGACTTTTAAAAAAACTGTTGTATAATTATGATTTTAAACCGACCAAAAAATTTATGAATGAGGCAGCAGAACACAGCTCAGTAATGGAAAAACAGGAAGAAGAAGCCGAAAGGGAAATTCGTCAGTATAAAAAATTGCGCTTTCTTGAAGCCCATATTGATGATGTTTTTGATTGTCATATAAACAGAGTGGCATCCTCCGGCATTTTTGTATTTCTGCCTAAAATGCTTCTTACAGGATTCCTATCAATATCAAATATTGATGATGATTATTATGTTTTTGATCCCGAAAATGAATACCTTGTTGGTAAAAATTCAAAAAAAATGTATAGAATAGGGGATGTTCTGAAGGTTTCGGTTGACAGAATAAACTATGATTATTTAGAAGTAGATTTCAAGCTGGCATAG
- a CDS encoding helix-turn-helix domain-containing protein, with protein MDDLDINIGGRVKKLRNDRNLTLQDVANFTGFSKALISQIENNVVMPPISTLSKIAKVLNVKMTYFFEEEIDYSDYYIVRKNERKFVFKEGAKHGYLYEELAHIKNNDIFETFIVTIKPGTSEKKLFSHEGYEFMFLSEGTISLYLNNEKIILKEGDSIAFNSKIPHYAESISGDSSKILSVRMKGQDIKEVIRNAAKA; from the coding sequence ATGGATGATCTAGATATCAATATCGGCGGAAGAGTAAAAAAACTAAGAAATGACAGAAATCTTACCCTTCAGGATGTTGCAAATTTCACCGGCTTTTCTAAAGCATTAATTTCTCAGATAGAAAACAATGTGGTAATGCCTCCGATAAGTACACTATCCAAAATTGCAAAAGTGCTCAATGTGAAAATGACATATTTTTTTGAAGAAGAAATCGATTACAGTGACTATTATATTGTTCGAAAGAATGAGCGTAAATTTGTTTTTAAGGAAGGGGCGAAACACGGTTACTTATACGAAGAGCTGGCTCATATAAAAAATAACGATATATTTGAAACCTTTATTGTAACTATAAAGCCAGGTACGAGTGAAAAGAAGTTGTTCAGCCATGAGGGCTATGAGTTTATGTTTCTTTCTGAGGGTACTATAAGTCTTTATTTAAATAATGAAAAAATTATCCTTAAAGAAGGGGATTCCATAGCTTTTAACTCAAAAATACCCCACTATGCAGAAAGTATTTCAGGAGATTCCTCGAAAATTTTAAGTGTACGAATGAAGGGGCAGGATATTAAAGAAGTCATAAGAAATGCAGCTAAAGCTTAG
- a CDS encoding gamma carbonic anhydrase family protein, whose translation MKNVYKRLKKSLTLPETVFTADNSVLLGDLKIGEHTSIWYNVVIRADVESITIGECCNIQDGTVIHVTKDKHATNLGNYVSVGHNATLHGCTIGDNVLLGIGAIILDGVVLEGNNLVAAGSLLPPGKKYPKNTLIKGSPAKVARELSEKEISDIKANAIRYTQYKEIYLNLENT comes from the coding sequence ATGAAAAATGTTTATAAAAGACTGAAAAAAAGTTTGACTCTACCGGAGACGGTTTTTACTGCAGACAATTCTGTTTTACTTGGTGATTTAAAAATCGGTGAACATACAAGCATTTGGTATAATGTTGTTATCAGAGCGGATGTGGAAAGCATAACCATTGGGGAATGTTGCAATATTCAGGACGGTACAGTAATCCATGTAACAAAAGATAAGCATGCAACAAATTTGGGAAATTATGTTTCAGTAGGTCATAATGCAACATTACACGGTTGTACAATAGGAGATAACGTTCTATTGGGAATAGGTGCAATAATTCTCGACGGAGTTGTTCTTGAGGGTAACAACCTGGTTGCAGCCGGCTCTCTGCTGCCCCCCGGGAAAAAATATCCAAAAAATACCCTTATAAAAGGAAGTCCGGCAAAGGTTGCAAGAGAGCTTAGTGAAAAAGAAATTTCCGACATAAAAGCAAATGCAATAAGATACACACAATATAAAGAAATTTATTTAAACCTTGAAAATACCTGA
- a CDS encoding histidine kinase dimerization/phospho-acceptor domain-containing protein, with the protein MKTETQKCLSNYHKRISEDERYIYELQKENEILKKGKEQSSRLNHRQNSLTMEQENLFSIMAHELRNPLNSMIGFSSIMLNEEYKIDENELKEIICIIHNSSRKLLCLIDNIIHISTDKYTSTSLSSDYCDISHVLQAVSSIAKGLTKKGENISFKGDINDNLPEVYADESVLGKVLSDIIEHFVYYSVNGEIVLKTVVEKNYLSIQVGSNSVSERLKDALLPFIDEEAAEREKNKLSSAEASGLTKIEFIKYSLSKMDALISTDTYSGDQAALAIKLKIKG; encoded by the coding sequence ATGAAAACAGAAACCCAAAAGTGTTTATCTAACTATCACAAAAGAATAAGTGAAGATGAACGGTATATTTATGAACTCCAAAAGGAAAATGAAATTTTAAAAAAAGGGAAGGAACAATCATCCAGGCTCAACCACAGACAGAATAGTTTAACAATGGAGCAAGAGAATCTTTTTTCAATTATGGCTCATGAACTCAGAAATCCCCTAAACTCAATGATAGGTTTCTCCTCAATTATGCTGAACGAAGAATACAAAATTGATGAAAACGAATTAAAAGAGATAATTTGTATCATACACAATTCCAGCAGGAAACTGCTATGTCTGATTGACAATATAATTCACATTAGCACAGATAAATACACTTCAACGTCCCTATCTTCTGATTATTGTGATATCTCTCATGTATTACAGGCAGTTTCATCTATAGCCAAAGGATTAACGAAGAAAGGTGAGAATATTTCATTCAAAGGAGATATCAATGATAACCTCCCGGAAGTTTACGCCGATGAGAGCGTTTTAGGCAAAGTACTTTCAGATATTATTGAACACTTTGTTTATTATTCCGTAAACGGGGAAATTGTGCTGAAAACCGTTGTTGAAAAAAACTATCTGAGCATTCAAGTCGGCAGCAATTCTGTCTCAGAAAGATTAAAAGATGCTCTCCTTCCTTTTATTGACGAAGAAGCTGCAGAGAGAGAAAAAAATAAACTTTCATCAGCAGAAGCAAGTGGTTTAACAAAAATTGAATTCATAAAGTACAGTTTAAGCAAAATGGACGCATTAATTTCCACTGATACTTACAGCGGCGATCAGGCAGCTTTGGCAATAAAACTAAAAATAAAAGGATAA
- a CDS encoding helix-turn-helix domain-containing protein — protein sequence MSYGAKLREMRKKLGMTLEDISQKTGFTKSFISQIENGKNSPSISSLKKICYALGTTISELFEDERNIVHTFDKKDYKVLKNKTMSITFFANKMVNRKMEPLLIEIDPYSETGTDFYRHTGEEFGYVFEGTLTVVIGNEEHVLSEGDAIYFSSNLPHKLKNKTDHMTRAFWVGTPPSF from the coding sequence ATGAGTTATGGGGCAAAATTAAGGGAAATGCGAAAGAAACTGGGGATGACACTGGAGGATATTTCACAGAAAACCGGTTTTACCAAAAGTTTTATAAGCCAGATCGAAAACGGCAAGAACTCACCTTCAATATCCTCTCTGAAGAAGATCTGCTATGCTTTGGGAACCACTATAAGTGAGCTTTTTGAAGATGAGAGAAATATTGTTCACACCTTTGATAAAAAGGATTATAAAGTTCTCAAAAATAAAACCATGAGTATCACCTTCTTTGCAAATAAAATGGTTAACAGAAAGATGGAACCTTTGTTAATCGAGATTGATCCCTATTCGGAAACAGGAACGGATTTTTACCGGCATACCGGTGAAGAATTCGGCTATGTTTTTGAGGGGACTTTAACTGTCGTTATCGGAAATGAGGAGCATGTTTTGTCAGAAGGAGATGCCATATATTTCAGCTCCAACCTTCCTCATAAATTAAAAAACAAAACAGATCATATGACAAGAGCCTTCTGGGTGGGAACTCCCCCAAGTTTCTGA
- the panB gene encoding 3-methyl-2-oxobutanoate hydroxymethyltransferase, whose amino-acid sequence MSKYSEVKKITVSHFKKMKAEGEKISCLTGYDYTSAKILDEAGIDLVLVGDSLGMVMNGYENTLPVTADEIIYHTKAVKRGLKRAFLVADMPFGTYHSNIDDAVKNCVNVIKTSGAEAVKLEGGREIIPIIEKLTSSGINVMGHLGLMPQHVHTMGGFKVQGKNGYDSILQDAVALQKAGVFSIVLEGIIDAAAEEITKNVDVPTIGIGAGKYCDGQILVYHDVFGMFDDFVPKFVKKYADTKSVLLDAAKQYINEVKSSVFPDDEHSFKAKK is encoded by the coding sequence GTGAGCAAATATTCTGAGGTTAAAAAAATTACCGTTTCCCATTTTAAGAAAATGAAAGCTGAAGGAGAAAAAATCTCCTGTTTGACCGGGTATGACTATACATCTGCAAAGATTCTTGATGAAGCAGGCATCGATCTGGTCCTTGTGGGTGACTCCCTCGGGATGGTTATGAACGGGTATGAAAATACGCTGCCAGTAACAGCCGATGAAATCATATATCATACAAAAGCCGTTAAAAGAGGATTGAAAAGAGCTTTTTTGGTGGCGGACATGCCTTTCGGTACCTATCATTCAAATATTGATGATGCTGTTAAAAACTGTGTGAATGTTATAAAAACTTCCGGTGCAGAAGCTGTAAAATTGGAAGGAGGAAGGGAGATAATCCCTATAATCGAAAAACTTACATCTTCCGGAATAAACGTAATGGGTCATCTGGGCCTTATGCCTCAGCATGTCCATACAATGGGTGGTTTTAAGGTGCAGGGGAAAAACGGATATGATAGTATCCTTCAGGATGCCGTTGCACTACAAAAAGCGGGTGTGTTTTCCATTGTACTGGAAGGTATTATCGATGCAGCGGCTGAGGAAATCACAAAAAATGTGGATGTACCGACAATCGGAATTGGCGCAGGCAAATACTGCGACGGCCAGATACTCGTTTATCATGATGTTTTTGGAATGTTTGATGATTTTGTGCCCAAGTTTGTGAAAAAATATGCAGATACCAAATCTGTTTTACTTGATGCGGCTAAGCAATATATAAACGAAGTGAAAAGTTCTGTTTTCCCCGATGACGAACATTCTTTTAAGGCTAAAAAATGA
- the panC gene encoding pantoate--beta-alanine ligase yields the protein MKILHKIKDVRNFVKEEKGKNKSIGLVPTMGFLHQGHLELVNKSLADNDITVVSIFVNPAQFGPNEDFESYPRDFNRDISLLKEKGVDCVFAPPVDEMYPENFATKVVVRGLTETLCGNKRPGHFEGVATVVTKLLNITDADRAYFGKKDYQQLKVIERFVKDLNINTKIKGIPIVREKDGLAVSSRNIYLSDDERKSALSLVKSFDVVQNLLDEGERDADVIRERVIDFISGFKNTNIDYVSIVDPETLEYKGLIEDKFLLALAVYVGKARLIDNKIF from the coding sequence ATGAAAATACTGCATAAAATAAAAGATGTCAGAAATTTCGTGAAAGAGGAGAAAGGAAAAAATAAATCAATAGGACTGGTTCCAACTATGGGATTTTTGCATCAGGGACATCTTGAGTTGGTTAATAAATCTTTGGCTGATAATGATATTACAGTTGTTAGTATTTTTGTTAATCCGGCACAGTTTGGTCCCAATGAGGATTTTGAAAGTTATCCCAGAGATTTTAACCGGGATATTTCTCTGCTTAAGGAAAAAGGTGTGGATTGTGTCTTTGCTCCGCCCGTTGATGAAATGTATCCGGAAAATTTTGCCACCAAGGTCGTTGTTAGAGGGCTCACGGAGACTCTTTGTGGCAACAAACGCCCGGGACATTTTGAAGGTGTGGCCACAGTTGTCACCAAACTTCTGAATATTACCGATGCTGACAGAGCATATTTCGGCAAGAAAGATTATCAGCAGTTGAAAGTAATTGAGCGGTTTGTAAAAGATTTAAACATAAACACAAAAATCAAAGGTATCCCCATTGTCAGAGAAAAAGACGGTCTGGCGGTAAGTTCAAGAAACATTTATCTGTCCGACGATGAAAGAAAGTCGGCACTGTCCCTCGTAAAATCTTTTGATGTTGTGCAGAACCTCCTTGATGAAGGGGAAAGAGATGCTGATGTTATCAGAGAAAGGGTGATTGATTTTATCTCAGGTTTTAAAAATACGAATATTGACTATGTTTCCATTGTGGATCCTGAAACACTTGAATATAAAGGATTGATAGAAGATAAGTTTTTGCTGGCATTGGCTGTTTATGTAGGAAAAGCAAGACTAATAGATAATAAAATATTTTGA
- the panD gene encoding aspartate 1-decarboxylase has product MLREMFKSKIHRATVTDADLNYEGSITIDKDLMDAAGIYTYEKVEIYNINNGVRFATYTIDGERGSGEICLNGAAARHVQKGDLVIIASYAMYNEEELENYEPVVIQVDEFNTPKNIQAASV; this is encoded by the coding sequence ATGCTGAGAGAAATGTTTAAGTCAAAGATTCACAGAGCAACAGTTACAGATGCAGACCTTAACTATGAGGGCAGTATAACCATCGATAAAGATTTGATGGATGCAGCCGGCATCTATACTTATGAAAAGGTCGAAATTTACAATATCAATAACGGAGTAAGGTTTGCCACTTATACTATTGACGGTGAAAGAGGAAGTGGTGAAATATGTCTCAACGGTGCCGCTGCCAGACATGTTCAGAAGGGCGACCTCGTTATAATTGCTTCTTATGCAATGTATAATGAAGAAGAACTTGAAAATTATGAGCCTGTTGTCATTCAGGTTGATGAGTTTAATACGCCGAAAAATATCCAGGCTGCTTCTGTCTAA